A window of Pantoea agglomerans contains these coding sequences:
- the ydiK gene encoding AI-2E family transporter YdiK, translating into MKNLHRTTDMPQRLFTLLFILLMIVACIWIVQPFILGFAWASMVVIATWPLMLRVQRLLWNRRSLAVIVMTLLLLLLFIIPIALLVNSLIDNSAPVIAWATQGHMEMPSLLWLNDIPAIGEKLFSSYHKLVAGGGSAIMAKLQPYVGRTTGFFVAQAGHFGRLMIHLGVMLLFSALLFWRGEQAAQGIRHFAFRMAGRRGDATVLLAGQAIRAVALGVVVTALVQGVLGGIGLALSGIPYATLLTVLMILCCLVQIGPLLVLVPAIIWLYWSGDTTWGTVLLIWSCVVGTLDNVLRPVLIRMGADLPMILILSGVIGGLVAFGLIGLFIGPVVLAVSYRLVSVWMHEAPPPPEGDLASVVEILSDHEEEHLPS; encoded by the coding sequence ATGAAAAACCTGCACCGCACCACGGATATGCCGCAGAGGCTCTTTACGCTGCTCTTTATCCTGCTGATGATCGTCGCCTGTATCTGGATAGTTCAGCCTTTTATACTGGGTTTCGCCTGGGCAAGCATGGTGGTGATCGCCACCTGGCCGCTGATGCTGCGCGTGCAGCGGCTGCTGTGGAACCGGCGTTCGCTGGCGGTCATCGTGATGACGCTGCTCTTGCTGCTGCTGTTTATTATTCCCATTGCGCTGCTGGTCAACAGCCTGATCGACAACAGCGCGCCCGTTATCGCCTGGGCGACGCAGGGTCATATGGAGATGCCGTCGCTGCTGTGGCTGAATGATATCCCGGCCATCGGCGAAAAACTCTTTTCCAGCTACCACAAGCTGGTGGCGGGCGGCGGCTCGGCCATTATGGCGAAACTGCAGCCCTACGTCGGTCGCACCACCGGCTTCTTTGTCGCTCAGGCGGGTCATTTTGGCCGGCTGATGATCCATCTCGGCGTGATGCTGCTGTTCAGCGCCCTGCTGTTCTGGCGCGGCGAACAGGCGGCGCAGGGCATTCGTCACTTCGCGTTTCGTATGGCAGGCCGTCGCGGCGACGCCACGGTGCTGCTGGCGGGTCAGGCGATCCGCGCCGTGGCGCTCGGCGTGGTGGTGACCGCGCTGGTGCAGGGCGTGCTGGGCGGCATCGGCCTCGCGCTCTCCGGCATCCCCTACGCCACGCTGCTTACCGTGCTGATGATCCTCTGCTGTCTGGTGCAGATCGGCCCGCTGCTGGTGCTGGTGCCCGCCATTATCTGGCTTTACTGGAGCGGCGACACCACCTGGGGCACGGTGCTGCTGATCTGGAGCTGCGTAGTCGGCACGCTGGATAACGTGCTGCGCCCGGTGCTGATCCGTATGGGCGCCGATTTACCGATGATCCTTATCCTCTCCGGCGTTATCGGCGGGCTGGTGGCCTTCGGCCTGATTGGTCTGTTTATCGGTCCGGTGGTGCTGGCGGTCTCCTACCGGCTGGTGTCCGTATGGATGCATGAGGCACCGCCGCCGCCAGAGGGCGACCTCGCCAGCGTGGTCGAGATCCTGTCCGATCATGAAGAAGAGCATCTGCCCTCCTGA